The DNA window CCTGGCCTGAGTTCAGGCTAAGTCCAGAGCATCCAGTGAGAAAAGGGAGAGCTGGTGGGCTGAGGGACCCCTGAGCAGGGACCAGCTTCCTCAGGGACATTTCTGGAGGGGAGAGCACTGACCAGGGTGATCTCAAAGGTTTCCTGTACAAGGTCTGAGCTCTGGATCGCTGGAGCtgggagggaagatgggggaggggcgtTCTGAGCCTTCCCAGCAGCTTGGGGAGACTGGGAGCTTTGTGTTGGGAGACCAGCAGGCCCCACTGGCCAAAGGTACCTAGAGGAGTCTTGAGCAAGGGCTCTGGAGAGCAAGGGGAGAGACTGGGTAGGTTGTGCATGGCCAACATTGTAGGTTATATTCTGTTTGACAGCACATATTGGGTCATCCAGGGAggtgatcagatctgtgctttcagAGCAGCCCAGGGCAGCTTCCACAGTGGAGGTGCTCACAGTGTTGTTCCCAATGGCACCCGATCCCCAAACCAGCATGAAACATATTGGAGGAATAAGTAACAGGAGGAATAAAAATGCAGCCAAACATTGACAAAGTCCCATTTTAAACCTAGGTAATATTCTATTTTTAGGgatctgtatatatgtattagaCGCTCCCATTTCTTCTTGGGTTTGAAATCCCTggtgtagaggatggattgggaaAAGGACAACCTTGGGTGCAAGTCACTATTTTAGGTGATGGTGATGAAGATCTTCTCTGGGCTAGTGGAATTATGGTTGTAGAGATGGAaattggaaaaagagaaggaaagagagagagaaatagagagacagagagacacatagagagacagagtcagagaaactgagccagggacagacagagatggaaaaggagagggagaaagtgagagacagagtcaaagagatagagatggagggggagagattcaaagagatgaagatgaggagagaaagagagatgagagatctgagagatagacagagatagagggacAAAGAGGCAAACAGAGACTGATACACatgcaaagagagacagagacagagacaaagacagactgTCAGAGTTGCTGGCATAGCTGACCCTCCTAGAAGAGGGAGGATATGATGGCATCCCAGCCACACCTAGAACAGTAACCCCTGGCCAGGAGAGCCTCCAATTCTTGCTCTCCTCAGCCCCAGGGAGGAGAGAGTCGATGGTGTAGAGGGCATTTTGGGGTCAGCACAGGAGGCAAAGAGGGAGCCCCAAGGCACAGCCTCTTTTCTCTGTCCAAGAGGAGGCAGGGTCGTCTCCCATAGGGCAGAGCTGGGCTGCTGTAGGATGCTCCAAGACAGAAGGCTGAGAGCAGCCCCAGGAAGGACACAGGCAGTGAGCAGAGACCAGTCTGGCTCTGGGTCCCATCAGGGAGCTCCCAGCAGAGGTCAGAGAAGAGGATTTGTCTCCAGGGTCACTCAGAAGCCCAGGATGGGCTGAAAATTTGGGATCTGCTGGTTGGTCTGTTTACTTCAGGCCCTGAAGCCTCAGTGGATTCTGAAGGGGGTGGTCGGGGCTTTGCTTGCAGGGCTGTGGGGGCATTTGGGATGATGggcagggggggtggggaggctgcCTGCAAGGGCCAGGGCTCCAGGGCCAGCCAGCAGGTGTTCAGCAGTGGTGTGTGGGAATCCCTTGCCACCTGGTGCCTACAGGCCCAACacccagagagacaaagacacatccagacacagacacacataccctggcacacacagagacacagacgcATGTACACACTCAgatacaaacatgcacacacacacaaacatgcacgtGTACAGACAATCAAACAAGGACATAAGTACAGACACATGCAGACACCCACATGGCCAGGGCTTCCCTGTGCTTTCATGCCCATGGGCTACAGGACCCTGTTATATTCTCTTGTCTCTGGGTCTAACTGCACCAATGTGTTCTTCCAAGAGGCTACATGAGAAAGGGCCTGGATTCTCCCACAGACCCAGAGGAGGCCTGGAAACTTGCCCTCCTGAAAACCTGTTTGCCTTTTCTGAGTAGCCAGGGCACCACAAGGCTGTGTCCCCTGGGGGGCACTGCCTGCCAGTCCAATCCAATCCaccttattaagcacccactgccTGCCTGCCACTGTACTAACACTGGGGCTATACCTGATGAAAAAAGACAAatggtccctgcccccaaggggcttacaatctaatgggaggagacaatgagccaaaggaggcaggaaagtagGCAGGGAGAACAGGGGTACTTGGCAGTGTGGCATCTTATTCTGTGCAGGGGAAAGCAGGCAGAGCAGCACATCAAGGCAGGCTCAGCTGAGAGTCCAGCCTCTGCCCTCTCCAAAGGAAGGCCTTGGGAGGAGTCTGACTCTCTGCCCTCCTGCCTTCCTGCCCTCCAATCTGGGGTCCCAAAACTGAAGAAACCCATAGGAGCCCAGGAGCCAAATTCCTTCCAGGTATCCCTGGGTGTGTCTCAAGCCTCTTGGACCATGCTCTCTCCcccagaacaaaagaggaaactccttccttccctctaccccccacccccatcctggaCCATCAGGCTTCAGAGAACAGAGGTGCCCGGAACTTATTTGCTGTGTTTCCTCTTGAATTTATTGAAGTTTCAAGTGTGtcccaggggtgggggaagctgcAGTGACCCCAAGACAGGGAGGGACATTGTGGAAAGTAGGACCCTGGTGTCCCAGCATCTCCCCCTGGGGGAGGTCTGGAAGGGTCCATGTGGCAATGGGGGCTTCTATGTCATAGTGAAGTCCATGGATTGTGATGCAGCCCTGCTGTGTTCTGACAACAGTGACCTAGCCTGGGTCTCCTGGGTGGTGAGTCACACCAGAACCATAGCTTAGCTCCAATCTGTGGGATACAAGGGAGGGAACTGCTCAGCAGCAGGAGGGGGCACAGGAGGGGGCACAGAGCAGGGAGGTGCAGGAGGCTGGCTGGCAGCAGGAGGCCTGGCAGGATGGGATTCCACAGGTCACAGGCTTGCAGCACACAGGCACACATACAGTGGGTTTGCAGCAGACAGGCACACAGCAGGCAGACTGGCAGGGGCTAGACCCACAGCAGGTGGACTGGCAGGGGCTAGACCCACAGCAGGTGGACTGGCAGGGgctgggcacacagcaggcagACTGGCAGGGGCTGGGCACACAGCAGGCTGACTGGCAGGGGACGGACACACAGCAGGCAGACTGGCAGGGGCTGGGCACACAGCAGGAGGGGGAGCAGCTGCCAGCTCCACAGACTGCCTGGCAGCTGGTCACCACAGGGCACGCTGGGCGGCacaacagggtcacacaggagcCCGGGCGGCAGCAAGGACGGACACAGCAGACTGGCTTGCAGCACAGGGGCACAGAGCAGCTTGACTGGCAGCCAGTGGAGCAGCTGGTGTGGCACATGGTGTCTGGGGGGGGGTGGGATCTTTGGAGAGGAGCTGAGTAGGAGGGATGGGTTTGGACAGCTCCTTCCTCCTGATCGAGCCTTTTATACCCctctgcagtgtgtgtgtgtgtgtgtgtgtgtgccacagCAGTAAACATTGgctgttttttgcctctcttcttcctcttcttcctcccaaacAATATGTGAAGGTTCTGTCTAGATCCTTGTTTGGTGTTTCTTTGACTCTCAGAAGTGTCCCTTGAGGGCTTGACCATCTTTGGGTCTTCCTAGAGGCCACTGTCCCCCTTGTTTAATTATATCTACATGTTGATTCCTTGTTCTTCCTTCAAAGCCAAACCTAAGACTTCTGGGAGAGTCCTCAAAGCAGGAAGCCCTCACCTTCCTGGTCTCATGGGGCATTCTGGGTCTCCCCAAGGCCATTTAGACTCAAATATTCATTGGACACTTAATCAGTAACAAGGCAAATGGAGTCTGGCCTTCCAGGGAAAGGGGTTTGGACCTCATCCTCCTAAGTTCCAAGGAGGTTTCAGGACTGCTGAGGGAGTGGGAGGACCAGTGTTGCCCTGGACAAGCAGGCTGCTCTGAGCTGAGAATATAATTGTCCCTTGTTTGCTCCTGGTACACAAATGCCAGTGCTTTCGGAAGAAGACCTGGCACTAGGGGCACCTTGTCCCCTCTTCTTGACCTTCAGTACAAAAGGACCATTTCTAGGTTTGGAGAACCGCAAACGACCAGAATCCAGGACCCAAGAAAGTGCCTTGTTCAATGTTCATGGGAAttattccttcctacttttctagtctctTTCCTTATTACTTCCTTAGTCACATTCTGTTTCAGCCCTATTGCCCTGCCTCCTCTGCCTTATTGGTTGGATGtattccttcatttaaaaaaaataaatattctcaaTTTTAGTcctcagttccaaattttatcccttcttctctccctcatgTGAACCCTTCCTGAGGAGATAAGCATTCAGATATCGGTTGTCCATGTACAATTATgggaaacattaccatatttgatATTTCTgtaagaaaacaaagcaaataaaaagcaaaagaaagaaagtgaacaacagcctgcttcagtctgtgttccatcaatagcagttcttcctttggaggtggataccatgcatcattatgagtcctttcggtttgccttggatcattgttttgctgagaattgttcagtcactcacagttctttaccaaacaatgttgctgtctctgttcaGCATTCTCTTCGTTCTGCTCACTGCACCATATGTCAGCTCGCATAGGTCTTCCAGGCCTTTCTttaatcatcttgcttgtcatttcttatagcacaacaatattccatcaccgtcatataccacagcttgtttagccattctctaatttatgggctttcctttgatttccaattctctgccaccacaaaaatgctgctataaatattgttctacaaacaggtctttttctctttttgtggatgt is part of the Dromiciops gliroides isolate mDroGli1 chromosome 4, mDroGli1.pri, whole genome shotgun sequence genome and encodes:
- the LOC122754230 gene encoding keratin-associated protein 12-1-like isoform X1 gives rise to the protein MCHTSCSTGCHCSPSCCVPSPCQSACCVSVPCQSACCVPSPCHPCQSACCVPVCCKPTVCVPVCCKPVTCGIPSCQASCCQPASCTSLLCAPSCAPSCC
- the LOC122754230 gene encoding keratin-associated protein 12-1-like isoform X2, whose translation is MCHTSCSTGCQSTCCVPSPCQSACCVPSPCQSTCCGPCQSACCVPVCCKPTVCVPVCCKPVTCGIPSCQASCCQPASCTSLLCAPSCAPSCC